In the Glycine max cultivar Williams 82 chromosome 6, Glycine_max_v4.0, whole genome shotgun sequence genome, ATAAACGACGCCGTTTGAGAGTCATTTGTTTGGGGTGTTGCCTCGACCTTAGTTACTTGCTCTGGTTATCACCGCCGGCGATGGAGCCGCCGGAGTGCCCGGTATGTCTTCAATCCTTCGACGAGCGCGACGCAATTCCTCGTGTCTTATCATGTGGACACTCCGTCTGCGAAGCTTGCCTCGCGGAGCTTCCGCAGCGGTACCAGGACACTATTCGGTGCCCCGCCTGCACCCAACTCGTGAAGTACCCTTCTCAACAAGGCCCTTCCTCTCTCCCCAAAAACATTGACCTCCTCAGACTCTCCCTCCAACACTCCCCTTccccttcctcttcctcttcctctgatCATTCCCAGATACCGAATCAACGCTCCACAACCAATTCTTGTTACTATCACCCTCCCTTCTCGTCCCATGAGCTTTATGTTACATGGAAGGATTGGATTCTCCCGCACGACGCCGTTTTAACGGACGATCATTGTATTGGCTGGTTCAGTTCGACCAAGGGTAGGGGTTGCTTCGGAGTTAACCGTAGTGTAAGTCTTGCTCCCATTGTTTGTTTCCCTCCTCGGGATCGTTCCAAGTTTAGGTTTAGTTATGTCGCATGGGTGATTAAGTGTTTGGAGGGGATGAACGAGGGTGCGAAGGAGGAGTTGGCGTTGATTCTAGAAGCTTCCGTGAGGCAGGGGAGGATGTGTAGGGTTTATGGTTTGTGGAGTGAAGGGGTGGAAGGGCCTCTGTATATGGTGTGTGAGAGGCAAAGATGTAATTTATTGGACAAGTTTGGTGAATTGGGAAATGGGTTTCTTGCTGTGAGTGAGGGTGGTTTGGAGTTGGATAAAGGTgggatttttagttttttaatgatTGGGAAGGGTATATGTGAAGCTGTGCTTGCTTTGCATTTGGAAGGGTTGGTTGCTGGCTGTTTGGGGCTTTCTTGTTTCTCTTTTGATGAGCTTGGTGGGATTTGTGTTGATTTGAATGAGGCATTGATGCTGGCAAGGAAGTTTGTGAATGCTGTTTCCGTTGAACACAAAGAAGAAGCAATGTGTAAGGGTTGCTTGGAAAATGAGGTTTTTGCAAGCCCTGAGGTTTTGTATGAGTTGTTGCACAAGAGGGGCACTGCTCCCGATAGTGGGCATTCGAGATATCCAATTGGGTATGGCTCGGATGTATGGTCATTGGCTTGTGTACTGCTGCGGCTTCTTATTGGAAATGTGCTGGCTTGGAATACCTTGGAAATGAAGGAAGAGAATGACGGTGATAGCTCTGCTAGTTATGCATGCTGGGTGGAGAAAGTTAGTTCTGTTTTGGAAGACAAACTAGGCTCTGAATATCTGTCACTGAGGCAGATTCTTTGTAAATGTTTGGATGTCAATCCAGGAAACCGGCCAGATGTGGTGGATGTAAGGAAATGCATTCAGAATATGTTAGTCAAACCGCAATTTGATTTTCTGGGCAACTTGGAGGTCACGATAAGTAGGGACTACACAGGAATCTGCTTGGTTCTAGGGGAGTTGTGTTTGTTGCCTAAGCAAAGTTCTAATGAACTGATTGAACATGAGTTGTGGGAGAAAGAAATTGGTGGTCAACCAAATGTTGTTCAAGATGGCAAAGGCAAATCTGATGAGGACTTTGCTGCTGGCTTACCTAAGGGAATGACTGAACTCAAAGATCTGCAGGGCCATCTTGATTGTATCAGTGgattggctgttgggggtgtgaattctaaatttatattcaattattactatttttaccAATCATATTTCATGATACCTATTTTTGAATGTTTGGGTGACAAGATACTTAGGACTATTGTTTTGGGGCATAAAAATAAATCCTATTTCCATTTTGCTATTGAAAGTGGGTGGAAGtttgcttaaggccttcaaacaaatgataaataagtTATCCAATAATTGAGACATGTCATGGGTTTGAATGCCAGGTGAATGTGAGGCTTTTGAATTGATATAGTCACAGTTGCTCACAACTATGCATTGCATTAAAATAGTTTGAAACCACATGATTTAACGAAATTTATAAGCTATGTTCGTATTCAGTATCTGCATTTGGGCTGATTTATCTGTACAATTATACATGGTTGGATCATTAGAGTTTCCCTTTTACCATTCTGATCTGTTAGAAGATATGTTGATTATGCAGTGCTGAATTTATATTTCAttctaaaaagtatttttttggtTCTGCAGGGAGGTATCTATTGAGCTCCTCATTTGATAAAACTGTTCATGTATGGTCTTTGCAGGTAACACTTAAAACACGACAACATGACAATATTCTATTGGGTGCATTCAAATAGCATAATCTCATTCATAATCTTGGCATGACGATGCTATCATTATTGTTTCAGTCAATGCAGcagatttagaagaaaaaaaatcttttataatttCCAATAAATAGTTCTTCAGTTTTTTTCCCTACTGACACCAGTTAGCAAATACCTTctgattaatatttaatgacaatagccaaataaataaaagaagagagagaaatgcTGGCTTCCCTTTTTcctctaaaaattaaaactaagacTTGCTTTAAAAGTCTAATTTCAGTTGAATTGCAGTTGATTTTCCAAAATTAGAATTCTAATTTTTAAGACAAATTGAATCAGGCATATTTCCTTCAGATGCTCACTTACTCTTCCTACCTTGTTCTATGTAGAAATATTGCATTCATTGTTTTACATGGATAAATGGAAAATACCATATTGAATGCTATATTATTATGTAACATCAAAGAATGATTTATGATAATGACACATTTGGAAGGGCTATGGTCTTTTACAATAAATTAGTGTGGCTGTTATTGTACAAGCTGTTTCTCAGGCTCTCAGCTATTCTATTGATGAGtttcatcaatgtaaattttatGTAGGACTTTTCTCATTTACACACATTTAGAGGTCATGAGAATAAAGTCATGGCTCTAGTTTATGTAGATGAAGAAGAACCATTGTGCATAAGTGGTGACAGTGGAGGGGGCATATTTATCTGGGGAATTGCTGCCCCTCTTAGGCAAGATCCCTTAAGGAAATGGTATGAGAAGAAGGATTGGCGTTTTAGTGGTATCCACTCCTTGGTTGTTTCCAAAAATCATTCTCTCTACACTGGAAGTGGAGATAGAACAATAAAAGCTTGGTCATTAAAGGTGAGTttgccattttctttttttaacttatttgctGCCTAAAATAAAAGCTTCATTGGGCAATGAATTCTTTGGGTTTCTTTACCTTTTCCCAGGATGAAACTTTGATATGCACAATGACTGGCCATAGATCTGTAGTTTCCACACTTGCTGTATGCGATGAGGTTCTTTACAGCGGTAGTTGGGATGGTACAGTTCGGTTGTGGAGTCTTAATGACCACAGTCCACTGACAGTTTTGGGGGAAGATCCGCCTGCAGAGATGAAGTCTATCTTGGCTATTACTGTAGATAGGCATTTGCTTGTTGCTGCACATGAGAATGGATGCATAAAGGTTTCTTACTTTTCCATAATTTTGAGCCTTTTGAAgattaataatgaattttgtaGCCCACTTGAAATGAAATATGGACTTGATCGAGACAATCAACTCCTGCCATTATTGTGTAACATCTCTTTTATCATTTGCTTGTTTAGGTCTGGAGAAACGATGTGTTCATGAATTCCAAAACATTGCATAAAGGGGCCATTTTTGCTATGAGTATGCAGGGAAAATGCCTTTATACAGGAGGTTGGGACAAAAATGTTAATATACAGGTAGATATGCAAACTCTTGTGCTCTGTTTTGGAAATTACAAGGCAATTTGCTCAACTTatgatattttgtttaatattgttTATTCAATTAGCAtagaaattctttaaaaaagttattgaacTGTAGGAATTATCTGGAGATGAGTTTGAACTGGATGTCAAAGCATATGGATCCATTCCTTGCAGTGCTGTTGCAACAGCTATATTATGCAGCCAAGGAAAACTGTACGTTGGATATGCTGACAAGTCTATCAAGGTATTCATTCACTTCatccaattattttaatttttaaattcaggCCTCAGCATGTATTTTCATTTCTCAATGTTAGAGAGCTAGTTTAAGTGTTGCTTTAATAGAATAAtgatataaaagaaatcacAACTCACATGCTTGATGtaaattttgttcatttacATAACATTTCCCCTTGTACTTGTTTATGTGTCTCCATaaatggaaaatgaaaatacttcAACTTAGAGCCATTTAGatatttcctttttctccccCAACCGTAAGAAAAATCTTTGGAAGTGTATGTTGAGCTGTTTGAGGATACCACAGAAACTGTTTCATTCCACCATAACTTCTGTTGTAATATATTGCTAGAGCCTAGATTCTTTAGGTGCACAAGCAAATTTTAAATCTACATACCTTGACAGACTTTTGATAGCATATAAGATAATTTAGAATTTGAAGTTTATAACATGACTTTTTATCACTGAATTTCTGTCTTTTTATTCATGCTTGTGAAATCCTTAACACTCAACAGTTATTATTGATTTGATTCCTCCAGGTTTATCTGTAAACAGTAAGAGTTTATCAGGTGCATCTGTTCAACTCATGGTTTGATTGCTCAAGTTGCAGccattttgatttttctcaaattatGCATCATCCATGTGATGCTCGGTTCTGGAGTGCTTGTTAATTCACATTTTCGACACAAATGCAGATGATATGATATGATTCAAGTGATACTTAAAAGGTGTTATGCacatattttaaactatttatttttgggTTTTGATTCTTTAGGTTTGTATATAACTTGAAACTATTGCAGTGAGCTTAATGTAATCTATACCATAGTCTATATCATAGTAAATCTGTTCAGATTCAGGACACATGTCAAGTTTTAGTGCAAAATTTCCCGCCAGTTCTactttctctctttctatttTTGCTACATTATCACGATTCCGTTGTGTTGGTTTATATCCAGTGGTTTACTACCCCCGTGCTTTGCAAGGGGTTGTGCTCTAGTTAGATTATAATATGGCTTGTGGTGCCAGGTTTATCAtatatctaaaatatattatagcTTAATTCGTTTTTAGAGTTTTGGACATTTTGGGAGAGCTTATTTTCATCTTGTCTGGTCCTAGATTCACACCTTCAAAATTTACATTACCCCTCTTTCCCCCAAatacttataagttataaccattCAATTTGCTATCTTCCTACACTTGATTGATCCAAGAAAACCTTTAACCTAACGTATTAAAATCAAAAGCCTTCGACTATCCTAAAAAACTTTGCAGCAGTCTCCACGTAAGGAGGCTGAGACCTGTCAAGTACAATTTAAATATCATGTCAAACAATTTAACAATTGATTAGCGGCCTTTTTGTATTGGTTTGATCTCACAGCAAACAAACAGAAAGGAGGACTTACTCTTTGTTTGGTTGTGaggagagaaaatgagagaacggaagaaaataaaaataagagaaacacATAGGTAAGAAATGAGGTGAGTAttgtagaaattaaaaagaaatagtcATCTCAGCCACTCATCTTATCTAAATGTGTGTATCTATCTACAACAAGTAAtaacaaaaaactaaaacacACAATAGAAACAGTGATTTCCATGCAAATTTGTTCATTTCGGAGATTAAATGACAATACTAATATTTCTTCACATTTAAGTGCAATCAATCTGCACATGCATCCCAATATTCATTCAATTCTTTGCTCTTTCATCCTTCCCCTCTCAATTTTGATGCAACCAAACCACCGCTAGGGTTTGTGTGAAATAACTTATTTACAACTTATATAAAGTTATTCTATGGTATAAGCATTTGTACAAATGTTTGGAAGAGCTTTAAAAAATAGGTTATACATGGACCATGAGTTATTTTTAACCTATTTCAATCAGTTTTCCAATATATCTTATGAAGATAGCTTACAACTTATATAGAAACAAGTTAACtagattttttctttaattgtagAAACaacttatacataaataattatataatcgGTACTTATCCAATAAGTCcttaattaagttgtttatccaaatgttatttatagataaataaaaaatcattttacttctttaaaaaaatattttaacttatatGTAGTAAGTTAAGTTAGCTTACAAGATaagctttcttttttctaacCTATCAGTATTTTTAGAGTAACTTATCCAAgtctaagaaaatattaatcaaaTGTACCTTAAGATGTTTGGTGCCAACTCCATTAGGCCATAGACCATGTTTCAAGCATGCATTTATGCATTGTTTATCATTTGCCTTTAAATATGACATTATTtgctaaataaaatatttaataacactATGACATACCTATTAACAGTAAATGGTCATAGCTTACTAACATGACTTGATTGGTAGATAACCTTATCCCTTAAGCATGTAATTATAGATTTGATCTTTGACTCGtgcatatgaaaaaatatttattgaaagagATCAACCACTTAAATGAATCTTAGTACATCAGGGGATTAGTTATTGTTTTTAGGTCGAAGATTACCTTAATTCACACCAAAAAAGGATCCTAGCTCATCTTTGAAGTTGCATTGTTTTGATACACTTCTTTGAGTGTAactgtaaaataattttgctgGAATAATTTTCTCTATAAACATTAAGATGAATGGCTTTATGCATcctttaaatagataaaatattttcttccttttagagaaataaaaaagtcttaaaaaagtttcaatataattttgttattatattattggtataaaatatttattgactttGCCGATAATTAATATCTGTCCGGGCCTAAATGACTAGATTTAATgagattttcttctttcaattatgattttttttttacctacaaaatttaaattagaaattttatttaaagaaatcaagtgaaatattaattgtacgaacatatatttaaaccaagtaaaatacattaaaattaaactggTTTCTAACTCTATAATTCAAATGCCAAACCGTTTGCTTCTTGGAGAGTGGAAGAATCTCGGGCACGGGCAGCAACTTCACTCAAACCATCTTATGCTAAGCTCTGTATTGCATGTGCGCTAACCCGCTGAAGTTGGAAGCACAAACACACACCTTTATGGCTGCGCTCTCATATTCACCTTTCTTCGCCCTTCACAGAATCACTTCCACTTCCACTTCCGCCTGCGCCAACGCCAACGCCTTCTTCATTCGGCCTCGTCCTTCTGTTCCTCCTCGACCTCGCCTGCGACGACGTCGTTGCGCACCCGTTCTCGTCGCTGCAGCGTCTGTTAAGGTGCGTTTGCGCTCCGCGCCCGTTACCTGTTCGACGAAATGCCTTAATTACATCTCACCTCACTTTCTCACTTATAGGAAAATCTCGGCCGCGTTCAGAAGAGTTTAGCCGACTTCACGAGCTTAAACTACTGGGTTGTTCGCGACTACTACCGTCTCGTGAACTCCGTCAATGCCTTCGAGCCGCAAATTCAGACGCTCTCCGATGAACAGCTGGCCGCGAAAACCGCCGAATTTCGCCGCCGGCTCGCGCGAGGGGCCACCATTGCCGATATTCAAGCTGGTTCGCTACTCTTTTACGTTGTTGCGCCATTGCTCGATTGGTCTCTGAATTGTGTTTGTGATTGAATTGTAATTTATTAATGTTTCAGAGGCGTTCGCTGTTGTTCGTGAAGCTGCATGGAGAAAGCTTGGAATGCGCCATTTCGATGTTCAGGTCTCATTCTATCATATCACTGTCTGCGTGTTTGGTTTATTTAGACTCATTAAGTTATTGAGTGATgaaaattttggttttgttagATTATTGGTGGAGCAGTGTTGCATGATGGTTCCATCGCTGAGATGAAAACGGGGGAAGGTAAAACCTTGGTTTCCACGCTAGCGGCTTATCTTAATGCCCTGACCTCTGAGGGTGTTCATGGTATGTGACCGTGTGTTATTGCTAACACTCTAAAAGCTTTGGATATGCCGGAGAATTTTTTCGATACCAGCTCTTGgctttatgaaaaataaacttatcTGATCCGTGATTTCTTCGCAGTGGTAACTGTCAATGATTATTTAGCTCAACGTGATGCTGAATGGATGGGACGTGTTCATCGTTTCTTAGGTCTATCTGTTGGCCTTATTCAGGTAATTTTTCTCTGGTGGTGGTAAAATTTGTGTTAATCTACTGTGTTTGGTGGTGGGAAAGATTAGATTTAGAGCACATGTTTTAATGATGTGATGTACAAATGAGCTGGGTCTGGTATTGaagttttttattaattaatttttgaaaacgtACTGCATGACCTATTGTTAACTTTATTATCTCATGTTTGCATGCACAGAGAGGAATGAATTCTGAAGAACGGAGACTCAACTACGGACGTGATATAACATATACCAATAATTCGGTAATTAAAATTGTCAGttacttattttgtttctttttagttgtatatttatttatttactttgattTTCGTTTGCTCCTTTTTGTCCCTTTCTTACCTTAGGAGCTTGGCTTTGATTACTTGCGAGATAATCTTGCTGGAAATAGTGAACAGCTTGTAATGAGATGGTAGTGTATTACCTGGACAGAACTaagttgttttcttcttttttattttggtttggaATATGTTTGGTTACTTATGACTACTCTACATGAAAGCAGGCCAAAGCCCTTTCATTTTGCAATTGTTGATGAAGTGGATTCTGTCCTGATAGATGAAGGAAGAAATCCTTTGCTAATCAGTGGTGAGGTAAGCTTAAGATTCCTTTTATTGTTGCTTCTTGTGGTCCCCTGCATCATCACCATCCTCTTCTTACATATCCAGGTTGacagtattaaaaaaatcatttcaactgATCAAGCTCAATGATATATGATTCTTGCTTCTCCTTTATCACAGGCTAGTAAAGATGCCGCACGATTCCCTGTTGCTGCAAAAGTAGCTGAACTGCTTATACAGGGCATTGTGAGTACATTCTCTTCCATTCTGAAAACTCTAGTTTATGCAGATAATTGAGAAACACAGTTCTATacactgattttattttattaacagcATTACAAAGTGGAGCTTAAAGATAATTCTGTGGAGTTGACTGAGGAAGGAATTGATCTTGCTGAAATGGCTCTAGAAACTAATGACCTTTGGGATGAAAATGATCCCTGGGCCAGGTGAACATTCTtatactttaataattttttgaattaaacaatATTCATTTCACTTTGGTTGGTGCTTACTTGTTAGTAATGCCCAATGGTTGCTTGGCGAAATGTAGGTTGGCATTAATGTCAGcatatctttattgattttttccATCATGCTCTCTGTTTTTTATGAATGGTATTAACATTAACATCGTAATGACCTGCTAAAGAATAAAGTGCTTGAttacatttttccttttcctttttaatgataaaatatttaatttattaagtcaaagataatatcatcatacttaattttactaaaaatattaaaacttatagtccttttttattttaattatgtattaaaatatacatttaaaaatttacatattaataaaatatatattaacattacaaatttttaatattgcaTATCAATCTGAATAATAACCAAATGCTAATTCTCTGTGCATTGCATGGGCTCACATACTAGTAATATTACAAATGGAAAGGAGGATAAGATGCCTtccttaaaaaattgaaaagaaaaagaaaacaaaacaacaagaaaaattaGGCATTAATATAGTAAAGCCATGTGATCCCTCAAGGCCTCAGTGTACACATAAATGACACCCCTGTAAAAGACCACGTGCTTTatgttttcctctattttacaACCTACATTtgtaatcatgatttttttgggTGCATAATATGCTAGAGATTTACACTAATTTATCATAATAATCATGGTTATATGTGTTGAATAATGGCTGCTTCATGTGAAGTTTCTGGCTAACATGTTGGAATTGGAATATTCCTGCCCAATCAGTTACATATGAGTAGTAAGAGTTGAGTTACTGCAGATTTGTGATGAATGCTATAAAAGCTAAAGAATTCTATCGCCGAGATGTGCAATACATGGTTAGAGATGGGAAGGCTTTGATTATCAATGAGGTAACATTTTCAAGGCATCTTTATGCTTTCAATATTatgcactttttttcttttacctaTGAAAGCAAAGACCAGCAACATAGAGACACCAAATCCAAAAAAATGTAGGATACAGTACATACACATGGCATGAGTAACATGCCTTCTTGATGGGCATGGACATACTGGTTGTCAATGGGGGAAATGAAGTTACTTTTTCCTTGGTTCTGAATCTAgtagatatttaaattttaaagctgGATATTTAACATCACACAAGAACACACCAAATCCAAAAAAATGTAGGACACAGCACATACACAAGGCATGAATAACATGCCTTTCTGATGGGCATACTGGTTATCCATGCAAGGTAAATGGGGAAATGAAGTTACTTTTCCTCCTTGGTTTTGAATCTAgtagatatttaaattttaaaactggATATTTTCGGACATACATCAGTtgtgagttgtgactcttggccaCATATTAGATCTTTTGCTTTTAAAGATTCAGAGAGGGGGTTGGATGACAGCAACCAATTAGTTGAGAAGTAGAGAAAAATGTACCGATTGACATCctagatgatattttaaaaaaaattgagctaAAAATATGCATACAATTCagtgttgttttgttttataagCTTGTACTCTGAAATTTGACTTGCTACCTGTAGTTCAGTTTTTGTTCTCTTGAAATTTACATGTAGTATATGCCTTTGATTTTACAAATTATGCATTGTCTACAGAATTGTGAAAAGATTTGATGCTCTAGCATTTATTCTTGATATGTATTTACTTTGTATAAGATATGTTGATTAGCAAATGCAGTGGAAACTAGTCTAATCAAATGGTCTTCTAGAATGGTAACAGACTCCTCCACTCCCCTCCTTCCCCCAagcacacacacatataaaatTTGTAGATGTTGATGCAACTTGAATAAATGATATGATTGCCTAGATGTAGCCATGTGGCAGTACTAACTGATGTTCagtacttataatttaattttcactatgaaaatatattatccCCATCGGTTATGCTAGGAAACATGATCTATAACCCCTGATTGGAGGTGACATTGAGCTTCTGGTTCATGAAATTGTTTGGCTTgatgtttgaattttatttattacatgcCTCAGCTTTCTTACTGTTATGTGATTTAGGACAGTTGAaggtttataatataaatatgctAGTTTTTTTTTGGGATGAACCAAGGGTAGTGTCAGAGATCCCACACCAACTAGTGATATAgcaaaaaattatgtatataagTTGGGAGAATTCTCACCTAATGatctagcttttggggttgagttaggtttAAAACCAAATTCTAAGAGGGTATTAAAGCCTAtcctagtatttttttttttgttggttctATTGGACTACCTGCTATTTGGTCGTTAATGGACCACTCATAGATGTCCAATATTGTAAACTTCACACTCGAGATGTTTAGTCCTTGACGTGAAGGGTGTGTTTTGGAGATCCCACATCAATTAGTGATATGGCCAAATATATTAATGGGGGACAAGCCTCACTTTTCATGAGCTAGTTTTTGGGATTTAGTTAGGCCCAAACCCAAATTTCACAAAGTAGAAAGATTGAAAAAGGAATGGTTATTGTGGGTGCTTGAGGGCTAAGGGGGTCACTTTGGAAGGCAATAGAAATATAGAATGGGTTTAAGGAGGCTATTTTGATGCTGAGAATGGTACCTGCAATTTGGGGTTTGTGGTTTAAAGGCTTCAAGGGTGGATATAAGAATctatttgtgattgaataaatTTCTGATACTGTTAGCTATCTTCAGATCTGGGCAGACTAGAAAATTAGAGTAGAGATTAAAGTaaataatacaattaataattAGCAACCTTGGCATCACACAATGAAGAAGTGAGTAATCTCGTTGACATAATCTtagatattataaattttagggtaaaatatgtttttagtctctataaatatggctaaatttggttttagaacttcaattttttttttttggttttagttcttataaactTTTTGAAGATGGTCCCTAATCCCTATCAATACTAATTATTGATATGACATACCACCCTGAGTGTTTGTTGATGTGGCATGTCTAGATGCTTGTCATGTTACTACTAAATATCCGTATCTCTAACAGTATTATTTCCTGTATTTTTGGCAGCAGTGTATGACTTTCATTTCCATTTAATAGTTAAAcagatactttttaatttttgttttgtttgctgATACTTTTCTTAAGAATCTGATGATATaatgaacaaaattttgaaaatttctcaGCTGACTGGAAGAGTTGAAGAGAAAAGGAGATGGTCTGAGGGGATTCACCAGGCTGTGGAGGCAAAGGAAGGTTTGAAGATTCAGGTATATATGAGGGCTCTTTGGTTTTGTTATTTTGAATCTTGAAAATAGTTCAAACATAGTTAATTGGTTCTACATTACAATGTCTTAAACCTGCACAGGCA is a window encoding:
- the LOC100793437 gene encoding protein translocase subunit SECA2, chloroplastic isoform X2, with product MEPPECPVCLQSFDERDAIPRVLSCGHSVCEACLAELPQRYQDTIRCPACTQLVKYPSQQGPSSLPKNIDLLRLSLQHSPSPSSSSSSDHSQIPNQRSTTNSCYYHPPFSSHELYVTWKDWILPHDAVLTDDHCIGWFSSTKGRGCFGVNRSVSLAPIVCFPPRDRSKFRFSYVAWVIKCLEGMNEGAKEELALILEASVRQGRMCRVYGLWSEGVEGPLYMVCERQRCNLLDKFGELGNGFLAVSEGGLELDKGGIFSFLMIGKGICEAVLALHLEGLVAGCLGLSCFSFDELGGICVDLNEALMLARKFVNAVSVEHKEEAMCKGCLENEVFASPEVLYELLHKRGTAPDSGHSRYPIGYGSDVWSLACVLLRLLIGNVLAWNTLEMKEENDGDSSASYACWVEKVSSVLEDKLGSEYLSLRQILCKCLDVNPGNRPDVVDVRKCIQNMLVKPQFDFLGNLEVTISRDYTGICLVLGELCLLPKQSSNELIEHELWEKEIGGQPNVVQDGKGKSDEDFAAGLPKGMTELKDLQGHLDCISGLAVGGRYLLSSSFDKTVHVWSLQDFSHLHTFRGHENKVMALVYVDEEEPLCISGDSGGGIFIWGIAAPLRQDPLRKWYEKKDWRFSGIHSLVVSKNHSLYTGSGDRTIKAWSLKDETLICTMTGHRSVVSTLAVCDEVLYSGSWDGTVRLWSLNDHSPLTVLGEDPPAEMKSILAITVDRHLLVAAHENGCIKVWRNDVFMNSKTLHKGAIFAMSMQGKCLYTGGWDKNVNIQELSGDEFELDVKAYGSIPCSAVATAILCSQGKLYVGYADKSIKENLGRVQKSLADFTSLNYWVVRDYYRLVNSVNAFEPQIQTLSDEQLAAKTAEFRRRLARGATIADIQAEAFAVVREAAWRKLGMRHFDVQIIGGAVLHDGSIAEMKTGEGKTLVSTLAAYLNALTSEGVHVVTVNDYLAQRDAEWMGRVHRFLGLSVGLIQRGMNSEERRLNYGRDITYTNNSELGFDYLRDNLAGNSEQLVMRWPKPFHFAIVDEVDSVLIDEGRNPLLISGEASKDAARFPVAAKVAELLIQGIHYKVELKDNSVELTEEGIDLAEMALETNDLWDENDPWARFVMNAIKAKEFYRRDVQYMVRDGKALIINELTGRVEEKRRWSEGIHQAVEAKEGLKIQADSVVVAQITYQSLFKLYPKLSGMTGTAKTEEKEFLKMFQMPVIEVPTNLPNIRKDLPIQAFATARGKWEQVRREVEYMFRQGRPVLVGTTSVENSELLSGLLREWNIPHNVLNARPKYAAKEAEIVAQAGRKHAITLSTNMAGRGTDIILGGNPKMLAREIIEDSLLSFLTREDPNVELADEAISQKVLPKVKVGSSSMALLAKTTLMAKYVSKSEGKSWTYQKAKSFILEAVEMSLSYSLEGLEKLANEESEIYPLGPTVALAYLSVLKDCEEHCLHEGSEVKRLGGLHVIGTSLHESRRIDNQLRGRAGRQGDPGSTRFMVSLQDEMFQKFNFDTEWAVRLISKITNDEDLPIEGDAIVKQLLALQINAEKFFFGIRKNLVEFDEVLEVQRKHVYDLRQLILTGDDESCSQHIFQYMQAVVDEIVFSNIDPLKHPRSWGLSKLLKEFVTVGGKLLRESLGGISDDTLLNSLGLVNDLSSVDIVNFSLPNLPAPPNAFRGIRRKSSSLRRWLAICTDDLIGNGKYQTTSNLLRKYLGDFLIASYLNVVEESGYDERHAKEIERAVLLQTLDCFWRDHLVNMNRLSSAVNIRSFGHRNPLEEYKIDGCRFFISMLSATRRLTVEALLRYWTSPMESQELFLS